In Paenibacillus stellifer, the DNA window ACCGACCTTTTTAGCGTGAACGCGCAGCCGAGAAACTCAAAAAGCCCGCCGCATGCCGGACCGCGAAGAGAAATCTCCAGGGATCGTGACATGCAAGCAGGCGCCATTGCCGCTTTATTCGGGGTACGCCATTGTACCCGTCAAAGAAATTGTTAAATGTAATATACATGACGATTTTCGAAACGTCAATAAATTTAACATATAAAATTTTATTTTTCAAAAATATCGACATCCCGCCCTGTACTGTGTAATATAAATTCACATAAGGACACCATTTCGAACGCCGGCGAGCTAGAAGGAAGGCAGGTTCGGCGTTTTACCCGAGTCCATCATGATTTCATGTTCCGAATTAAATGAAGTTATGCATTATATGAAAGTTTGAAAAGAGGGGCGTCCGACTATGCATTCCTTATTGGTTGTATATGGCGGTCTTGACGGAGAGTTGTCTCCTGACAAGACCGAAGCCGGATCCAGACCGGAATTCATTCTCCGATCATGCGGATATATCGCCCACGTGGCGGCATCGCGGGAAGAAGCCGTTTCGCTGCTGTGTGACGCCGACGCCTCCATCCTGTATTTGCCCGTCACGGAACTGGGACCCTGGTCGAAACTGATCCGTTCCCGCAAAACCGCCCCTGTATTGTGGTGGTGCTCGGACCTGACGGCCAATCTGTCAGCCGAAGCGTGCGACGACAACATCATGGCGGACGGCATTCTTTCGCCGCATATGCATCCCAAGGACATCCACTGGAGTCTGCATTTTGGTGCCAGACAGTGCTTCGAGCGCAAGCAGTGGATGAAGGAGAAGGAGCAGCTGCTCTCCCGCCTGGAGGAGCGCAAATGGGTTGAAATGGCCAAAGGTATTCTGTCCAAAGCCAAAAACATTTCCGAATCCGAAGCATACGATCTGCTGCGCAAGCAGGCGATGAACGAGCGCAAGCGCATGGTGGACGTCGCCACCCAAATCGTCAAGGTCTATCAGATGCTTCAGGATCAACCATAAGGGGGAATCGCCATGATTAACGTGCTGAAAGAAGTGGCCCGCGGCAAGCGCGGAGCCCGCGATCTCGGCTATGGCGAAGCCCTGGCTGCCGCTGAAGCCATTCTGGGACAATCCGCTACTCCAGCGCAGATCGGGGCATTTCTCGCCGCCGAACGCATCAAGCTTGAGAGCCTGGAGGAGCTTGAAGCCTTCGTAGCCGTCTGCCGAAAATACGCACAGCGGGAGCAGATCCAGCGCGGGCTCGACTGCGCAGGACCTTACGACGGCCGTGTGCGCTCCTTCGCCGCGACATTTCCTACCGCCTTTCTTCTCGCTTCGGCGGGTCTGCCGGTAACGCTCCACGGCTCGGCATCTCTTCCTCCCAAATGGGGAATCACCCTCCGGGACCTGATCGAAGAATCCGGCATCCCTTCCTCCTCGTTCGCCCGCGAGCACGCCATCCACACCGCAGCGCGGAGCAGCGTTCTCTACGCAGACTCCGAGGTTTGGTGTCCTCCGCTTGGCGGACTCCGGAGCATCCGGGAAGAACTTGGCATGCGCACGATCTTCAATACGGTCGAGAAGCTGGCCGATTATGCCTGCTCCCCTTACCTGGTATTCGGGATTTACCATAATACGGTCTTTGACCGCCTCTCCCGGCTGCTCGCCAGGCTGGAATACCGCAGGGCGCTGGTCGTTCAGGGTCCGGAGGGCTCGGAGGACGTCCATATCGACCGCCCGACCCGGGTATACAGAGTCGGGAACGGCGAACCGGATCTCGATGTCATCGATCCGGATGCCTACGGACTCGATACCGCCGTTCCCGAAGTGGAATGGACGGCTGCGCTTCAGCTCGAAATGGCCGAGGAAGTGCTTCAGGGCGGCGGGCATCTGGCTTTCTATAACCAGGTACTGCTTAACGGGGCGGTCCGGCTGCACTTGGCCGAACGCGTCGATTCGATCGAGGAGGGCGTCTACACCTGCAAAGACCTGCTCGATAACGGCAGCGCCTGGAGAGCCTATGTGCTGTGGCGCAAGACGATGCTCTCCGGCCCGCCGGTTACGTATCCCGTATAAGAAACGGTCCCTCACACTCCGCAGCCTCCCCAACTTGACTCAGGGCTGCAGCAAAAAAGCTGGCCGTGTCATCGATGACACGGCCAGCTTTTTTCGTTCATATATCATTTTGATCCTGGTATGCGGCTCTTACTCGGCAGCAGCCAGCACTTTGTCGAACTTCGTTTTGTTCATGCCGACGATCTTGTGCTCACCGATTACGGTTACCGGCACGGCACGCATGCCCATATCCCATACCTGTTGGGCGTAGTCGTCATTCTGTTCAATATTGCGTTCCTCGAAGGCGACTCCCTTCTCGGTCAGAAAGCTCTTTACCTGCTTGCAATGCGGACAGTTCGTCGAAGTATACACCACTACATTTTCCATGGTTAATTCCCTCCTGGACATTATTTTATTTTGTATTATAGCACCTGAAGCCTCAGGGTTTAAATGTTACTGCATAACCGCGCTGTGTTCCAGGCTTTCAATGTACTTCTCGGCATCCATTGCCGCTTTGCAGCCGCTGCCTGCCGCCGTAATCGCCTGTCTGTACCGGGTGTCCTGAACGTCGCCGCAGGCGAATACGCCCGGAATGTTCGTCTCGGAGGTTCCCGGTACTGTTACGATATAGCCGTTCGCATCGGTCGTGATCTGGCCGCCAAGGAATCCGGTGTTCGGATGATGGCCGATCGCCACGAATACGCCGCTGGCCGGGATTACTTCTTCCTCGCCCGTCTCATTGTTCAGCACCTTCAGACCGGTCACGCCGTTGTCGCCAGCCAGCACTTCGAGCGGTGTGCGGTTCAGCGCCCATTCCACCTTGGCGTTGTCGCGGACACGGTCCTGCATGATCTTGGATGCACGGAGCTCATTGCGGCGGTGAACCAGCGTCACCTTTGAAGCGAAGCGGGTCAGGAAGCCGGCTTCCTCAAGCGCCGAGTCTCCGCCGCCCACCACGATGATCTCCTTGTTCCGGAAGAAGAAGCCGTCGCAGGTCGCACAGGTGCTGACCCCTCGTCCGACATTGTCCTGTTCCCCGGGAATACCCAGATATTTCGCTGTGGCTCCGGTGGAAATGATCAGCGTATCGGTCTCAAGCGTACCCATGTCCTCCACATTCAACTTGAACGGACGCTCGCCCAGCTCCACGCTGTTCACCCATCCGGTGATGAATTTCGCGCCGAAGCGTTCAGCCTGCGCACGCATATTGTCCATCAGCTCGGGTCCCATGATGCCTTCAGGGAAGCCGGGGAAATTCTCGATTTCCGTCGTCGTGGTCAGCTGGCCCCCTGGCTGGGGACCTTCGATGACGAGCGGATTCAGATTAGCTCGGGCCAGATAGATGGCG includes these proteins:
- a CDS encoding anthranilate phosphoribosyltransferase — protein: MAMINVLKEVARGKRGARDLGYGEALAAAEAILGQSATPAQIGAFLAAERIKLESLEELEAFVAVCRKYAQREQIQRGLDCAGPYDGRVRSFAATFPTAFLLASAGLPVTLHGSASLPPKWGITLRDLIEESGIPSSSFAREHAIHTAARSSVLYADSEVWCPPLGGLRSIREELGMRTIFNTVEKLADYACSPYLVFGIYHNTVFDRLSRLLARLEYRRALVVQGPEGSEDVHIDRPTRVYRVGNGEPDLDVIDPDAYGLDTAVPEVEWTAALQLEMAEEVLQGGGHLAFYNQVLLNGAVRLHLAERVDSIEEGVYTCKDLLDNGSAWRAYVLWRKTMLSGPPVTYPV
- a CDS encoding ANTAR domain-containing response regulator, encoding MHSLLVVYGGLDGELSPDKTEAGSRPEFILRSCGYIAHVAASREEAVSLLCDADASILYLPVTELGPWSKLIRSRKTAPVLWWCSDLTANLSAEACDDNIMADGILSPHMHPKDIHWSLHFGARQCFERKQWMKEKEQLLSRLEERKWVEMAKGILSKAKNISESEAYDLLRKQAMNERKRMVDVATQIVKVYQMLQDQP
- a CDS encoding glutaredoxin family protein codes for the protein MENVVVYTSTNCPHCKQVKSFLTEKGVAFEERNIEQNDDYAQQVWDMGMRAVPVTVIGEHKIVGMNKTKFDKVLAAAE
- the trxB gene encoding thioredoxin-disulfide reductase, producing MYKSIIVGTGPAGLTAAIYLARANLNPLVIEGPQPGGQLTTTTEIENFPGFPEGIMGPELMDNMRAQAERFGAKFITGWVNSVELGERPFKLNVEDMGTLETDTLIISTGATAKYLGIPGEQDNVGRGVSTCATCDGFFFRNKEIIVVGGGDSALEEAGFLTRFASKVTLVHRRNELRASKIMQDRVRDNAKVEWALNRTPLEVLAGDNGVTGLKVLNNETGEEEVIPASGVFVAIGHHPNTGFLGGQITTDANGYIVTVPGTSETNIPGVFACGDVQDTRYRQAITAAGSGCKAAMDAEKYIESLEHSAVMQ